TCTCCGAGATGGCGTCGCAGAGCACGGACGGCGGGAAGACCTTCAAGACGTTCGCCGACGACGTCCACGTCGACTATCACGCGATCTGGATCGCGCCGAACGACCCAAAGCGCATCATGCTCGGTGAGGACGGCGGCTACGCCCTTAGCGTCGACGGGGCGCAGACGTGGTCGTTCTCGCGCAATCTCGCAATCGGACAGATCTATCACGTCGGCCTGGACGACGCGCAGCCGTACAACGTGTGCGGCGGCTTCCAAGACAACAACGGTTGGTGCGCGCCTTCCAACAGTCTCGACCGCGACGGCATCACGAACGCGTACGCCATGCCGGTGATCGGCGGCGACGGCGAGTGGGTCGTCCCCGACCCCGCCAATCCAAACCTCGTATGGGCCGATCTCGAAGATGGTGTCGTCCATATCTTCGACCGCACGACGCACGAGAGTTACGATGTCGAACCGGCGCCCGGAGCGTTTGGAACGTTTGACTACGCTGCGGCGAAGTATCGCTTCAATTGGGATTCGCCGATCGCGTTCGCCCCGTGGGATCCGCACACGGCCTGGTATGGCGGCGACGTCGTCTTCCAATCGCATGATGAGGGCCGGCACTGGACGACGATAAGCCCCGATCTCACGCTGAACGTCAAGTCGCACCAGGTCGCTCCGGGCGGACCAATCACGAAGGACGTCTCCGGCGCGGAATACAGCGACACGATACTCGACATCGAAGGGTCGCCGATCGCGCGCGGTGAGATCTGGGTCGGCACCGACGACGGGCTCGTCCAGCTGACCCGGGACGGCGGCGCGCACTGGCGCAACGTGACGCCGCCGGGCCCCGCGCCGTTCGGCAGAGTCGAGACGGTCGCGCCGTCGCGTTTCGCGGCGGGCACGGCTTTCGCGATCGTCGACCGGCACCGCTCCGGCGATACCGCGCCCTACGCCTTCGAGACAACCGACTACGGCAGAACATGGACGTCGATCGTCGGCGACCTGCCGAAGGATCAGTTCGTTCGCACCGTGCGCCAAGATCCGGTCGATCCGAATATATTGTACGCAGGAACGGAGCTCGGCATCTACGTGACCTTCGATCGAGGCACGCGCTGGCAGTCGCTGCAATTGAACTTGCCGCCGGTGTCCGTGCGCGATATCCGCTTCCAAGAGCGCGACGGCGCCGTCGTGATCGGCACACATGGACGCTCGGCGTGGGTTCTCGACGACGCGCGGCCGCTTCAAGAATACGCTGCGGCACGCGCGGCGGGGCGATATGTCTTCGCGCCCCGGTCGACGATCTTGTTTCAGCGTAGTTCGATGACGGAAGGGTTGTATACCGAATACGCCGCGGCCAATCCGCCGTCGGGTGCGGTGATCAATTTCTACCAGTCGAAGCCCGCGAAGCAGCCGCCGGTCATAGAAATCCTCGATGCGCACGGACGCTTGGTCCGAACGGTGTCCGGTTCGCACCCGGTCGGCCCCGACCTCAAGATGACGCCGTACGTCACGAACGATGCCGGCTACAATCGATTCGTCTGGAACCTCCAAGAAAACGCGCCGCCCGCGTGGACGACGGCACCCTCGAAGGACGCCCGATTCGAAGATAGCGGCGTCGGCGTCGTGCCCGGTTCCTACACGGTGCGCGTATCGTTCGACGGGCAGACGATCTCGAAGCCGCTCTCGATCGTGGCCGATCCGCGCTTGCGTTGGACGCAAGCCGACTATAAGAAGCGGCACGACTTCGCGGAGTCCGTCTACGCGATGTACGGCGCTGTGAATCTTGCGCTCGACGATATCGATGCGGCGGTGACGCGACTCAACGCGAAGATCGCGGCTGCAAAGAGCGCAGGATCATCGTCGGCGCAGATCGCAGCGTTGCAATCCGCCGCCGACGCCGGGCTCGCGTTGCGGAGCAGATTGAGCGCCGGTTACAAGAACGACGAAGACTCGATCAACCAAGCCGGTGCCCTGCGGGAGCAGATACAGGGCTTGCTCTTCGGTGTCTTCGGATCGCAAGGGCCGCCGATCGGCACGCACTACGCGCTGGAAGCGCGAGTCCATGCGGTCTACGACCAGACGATGAAGGACTACAAGGCTTGGTCTGCCTCTACGAAATCGCTCTGAGCTCCCCGACTTATCTGAAGGGGCCGCTTATCTGAAGGGGCCGACGCCAGTCGGCCCAGGCGTCGTTATCTTGGGCCGACTGGCGTCGGCCCCTTCAGGATATATTTTGGCGAGCTTTCGTTGACAAGGACGCGGTGGCCATGCTATCGTAACGCCATCACCTAATTATATAGGTATGGAGGCAGCCTTGGCCAGACCTCGCTCCCGGATGCTCACCGAAGTCGAGCAGCAACTCATGGAGATCATCTGGTCGCGCGGCCGTTCCACGGTCGCCGAGGTCGTGGATACCCTTGCGCAGACCAAGCCCGTTGCGTTCAACACGGTCCAGACCACGCTGCGAATCCTCGAAGACAAAGGTTTTCTTCGGCACTCCACGCTCGGCCGCGCCTTCGTCTACGAGGCAGCAGTCAAACGCGACCAAGCATCCACCACCGCACTTCATCACGTGCTGGGGCGATATTTCAACGGTTCGCCGGAACTGCTAGCCCAGACGCTGCTCAAGTCGCGCGGTCTTTCGAAAACAGAGTTGACCCGCATTGAGGCGCTCGTCGCCGAAGCGAGGAAGCGGATATGATCGCCGATATCGTCTCGTCCCTGCTCAACGCTTCTTGGCAAGGTGTCGTACTCTTCGGCGTCGTGTGGTCACTGATCCGCATCGCGCGCCGTTCCAGCGCTTCGACGCGCTACGCGCTCTGGTTCGCCGTGCTGGTCGGGGTCGCCGCGTTGCCGGCCATCGACTTCGCCCTAGCCGCAACTCACTCCGCGACGAGCATCACTTCCATCACATCGGATGCGCCGAGCCTGCTTACCGTCGCGCCGGTTCGGCCGCACGTTGCGGCTGCGCACGTGCGCACGATGCCAGTCATCCATATGCCATCGGCTCATGCCGGCCTGCGCGAGAAACAATACATACAGCCAATCGTCGCAGCACCGGCGTCTGAGACGGGTCCGCTTACCGGCGCAGCGCGTACGATGACCGCGGCAATTGCCGACTTTACGATGGACCTTACGCGTTTCGCGAGCTCGGTCTTCATCGCATGGTCGATCGTCGCTCTGCTGCTCCTCGCCCGCCTCTTCTTCTCGTTTGCGAGGCTGATGCGCATCAAGCGTGAGCTCACGCCCTGTCGCGACGCCGCGATTCTCTCGGTGACGCAAGGCTCGACGCGAGCGGTCGATGTCGGCGTCTCGGCCGAGCTTGCGATGCCATGTTTGCTCGGATTCTCTCGACCGGTCATTGCATTGCCGCGCGCGCTCTTCTTCGAACTGCCGATCGCAGATCTCGCCCGCATCGTCCGCCACGAGCATGCGCACGTACGGCGCTGGGACGATATCGGCAACGCCGTGCAGCAGATCGTGAAATCGGTGTACTGGCTCTGCCCGGCCATGCACATGATCTGCCGCATGCTCGACATCGAGCGTGAGATCGCGTGCGACGACTTCGCCGTCGTACCGCTCGAAGAACGCGTTCAGTATGCGAAGTGCTTGACGCATTTGGCCGTCGACGGCTTCAAGCGTGTCCGTCCGCTGCCGGCACCCTGTCTGTTCTTCAGCCGCAAGCAGCTCTTGGTGCGCGTCGAGCGCTTGCTGGAGCAAGGCCATAACGGGGCCACCTCCATCGCGCGGTTGGCAGCCTACGGCATCGGGATTCTCGCAATCGCGATTTGCGCGGTGGCGCGTTTCCAACTTCCGGTGTTCGCGGCGCCGCCGACGGTGCCGACCCCGCCCGCCGCCTCGGAGCGGGCCGTCGTGCCGCGCGTCCCCGTATCGGCGCGCGTGCAGACCGCGCCGATCGCCGCGCCTGCGCATCTTGCCGCGATCGCGGCAAGAGCAGCACGTCCGCATGCTCCCGCTTTGGCGGCCGCGACCGCGATCAAAGCCTCGGCCACGGCCGTTTCTGCTACGGCAGCGGCGACGAAAGCTGCCGCCGCCGCGCTTGCATCGATGCATCCCGCTGTCATGGTGATGGCGAAACATTTCGCATTCACCGCCAAACGACTCGAAGCGCTGCGTGTCGCCACGATGGAAGGCGCGACCGCGCCCAGGCTGATGGAGATAGCGCGCCCTGCGTCGGCGGCCAGACTTGCGACCTCGACAACCGATCTGCTCGATGCGCTCTCAAGGGCCGGTTACCCCACGCTGCCGGTCGACGACCTCATTCGACTGAAAGATGTCGGCGTGACCGGCGATCTCGTCGACGCCGCCGTCGCGTACAGCGGCTCGCGCCCAAGCGCCGATCTGCTCGTGAGGCTAGCGTCGGTTGGCGTCGATGGTGACTACTTGCGGAGTCTGCCTGGGCTTGGCATCTCGCACATGGATCTCGAAGCAGTCGTCCGGATGAAATCGATCGGGATAGATCCCGCGTACGTCCGCGAGATGGACGCCGTGCTCAAGACTCGGCCGATGATCGACGACCTCGTGCGCCTGCGTTCGGTCGGCGTCGATCCGGAGTACGTGCGAGGGATGAATGCGGCGTCTAACTCGAATGAGAGTGTCGAGGACCTTGTCCAATTGCGCTCGTTGGGCGTCGATCCAGGATACGTCCACGACGTCGACGCCGCGATGAACACGCGGCTGTCGCTCGTCGATCTCATGCGGTTGCGATCGGTAGGCGTGGATGCCGGCTACATCCGGTCATTTCAAGCGCTCGGCTACAACAAGCTCAGCGCCGAGGATCTTGTACGGCTCCGCTCGGTCGGCGTCGACGCGGAGTATGTCCGCATGCTGAGAAGCAAGGGGATCGGCGGCTCCGCGCCCCTGTCAATCGAGGAGCTCATCAGACTTCGGACGGCAGGTGTATGATGATGAACACGCGCGGCTCGGCCCGCTCTGCATTCGCTCTCGTCGCCGGCTGTTTAGCGGTTGCGCTTCTGTGCGCGCAAGCGCGGGCCGATCTGCCGACCACGGGCCAATGGATTCTCGACAAACAAGCCGGCGGCGCCGCGCTTGAGCTGACGCTTCGATCCTCCGGTTCACAAGGATCGCACACGTGGGACTTCGAGGAGAGGAGAAGCATCGACCGCGCCTCGCTTCGCGGGCTCTCGGATGCGCAACTCTCATCCGGCGGCACGCACGGCTCGTTTCGCATCGTCCGCGATGCGGGCTGGTTCGACTGCGACGGCTGGATCGCGAACGGCGGCGGAGCGGGATCCTATAGTTTCACACCAGATCTGGCATTTGCTCAAGGGTTGGCTGCGCGCGGCATCGGCAGCCCGACACCGTCGCAATCGCTGCGATACGCGGTGGCCGGAATCGACCTCGCGTACATCGACAAGCTGCGTTCGCTCGGTGTCTCGCCGCTCACGCCCGATGACCTCGTTCGCATGGCCGATCACGGGGTCGACGCGCCGTTCGTCTCGGCGATGGGCGCCGACGGCTTTCGCTTCCATGCACCAGACGATCTCATCCGCCTGCGCGATCACGGCGTCGATCGTGATTACGTCGCGTCCATGCGCTCAGCCGGTTATGCAAACCTCACCGCCGACGATCTCGTCCGGCTGCGCGATCATGGTGTCGATCCGGAGTTCGTCGCGTCGATGGCTGCCGTCGGTTATACGAATCTGAGTGCCGACGACCTCGTCCGGCTGCGCGATCACGGTGTCGACGCGGATTTCGTCAAACGGATGACGACGCACGGCTACTCGAAGCTGTCTGTCGACGATCTGATCCGCTTGCGCGACCACGGATTCTGAATGTAGGGCGCGCCTTTATGGCGCGCCGGCGGACCATAAAGGTCCGCCCTACACTCGAGCCTTACCGGTAGGCTTCTTGGATGCCGGCGTACCGCGCGTCGGCGGTTTCGATATCGAGCCCCGCGATCGCCGGCGCATCCTTGATCGTCAACGCTTCCAGCGTCGGACGGATCTCGGTATAGATGATGCCGAGCGGGATCTTGCCGGTCTGCGTCAGGACGTCGAACGCCTTGGCTCGATCTCGCGGATCGTACTCCGGAATATCGGTGACGTGATAGACATTCTCTTTGAACCACTTATACGTGTTGACTTTGTTGAAAGTCACGCAGGGCGACATGATCTCGACGATCGCAAAACCGGGGTGTGCGATAGCCGCTTTGATGAGCTCGGTCATCGCCTTTGGCTCCGACGAGAACCCGCGCGCGATGAACGTGCCGCCGGCGGCGAGCGCGACCGCCAGGCCGTTGATGGGGGCATCGGGGTTGCCCGCGGGGGACGTGCCGGTCACGTAGCCGAGCGCCGACGTCGGGGACGATTGCCCCTTCGTCAGTCCGTACGTCTGGTTGTCCATCACGATATACGTCACGTCGGGATTTCGGCGCACCGCGTGCATGAAGTGCCCCGCGCCGATCGCGTAGCCGTCGCCGTCGCCGCCGGCTGCGATCACCGTCAAATCCTTGTTGGCGAGCTTGACCGCAGTGGCGACCGGGAGCGCTCTGCCGTGAACGCCGTGAAACGCATACGAGTGGAAGTACCCGGAGATCTTCCCGGAGCAGCCGATGCCGGAGATGAAAGCGGTGTTCTTCGGTTCGAGTCCCATGTCCGCGGCGGCTTGCTTCAGCGCGGCGATGACGCCGAAGTCACCGCAGCCCGGACACCACCACGACGGCGTGGAGGTGGCGAAATCTTTTGCCGTTAGTGTGGTCGCCATCGTGAGCTTCAGACCTCCAGCGCTTGGCGCGCAGACCCGACTGCCTTGATCCGCTCGATGATCTCGATCGGGCGGAACGGCTTGCCGTTGTACTTCAGGACCGAGCGAAGATGCGGCGACGGCCCCACGACGTAGCGGATCAGGCGTTCAAGCTGCCCGGTGA
Above is a genomic segment from Candidatus Eremiobacteraceae bacterium containing:
- a CDS encoding BlaI/MecI/CopY family transcriptional regulator — its product is MARPRSRMLTEVEQQLMEIIWSRGRSTVAEVVDTLAQTKPVAFNTVQTTLRILEDKGFLRHSTLGRAFVYEAAVKRDQASTTALHHVLGRYFNGSPELLAQTLLKSRGLSKTELTRIEALVAEARKRI
- a CDS encoding M56 family metallopeptidase; this translates as MIADIVSSLLNASWQGVVLFGVVWSLIRIARRSSASTRYALWFAVLVGVAALPAIDFALAATHSATSITSITSDAPSLLTVAPVRPHVAAAHVRTMPVIHMPSAHAGLREKQYIQPIVAAPASETGPLTGAARTMTAAIADFTMDLTRFASSVFIAWSIVALLLLARLFFSFARLMRIKRELTPCRDAAILSVTQGSTRAVDVGVSAELAMPCLLGFSRPVIALPRALFFELPIADLARIVRHEHAHVRRWDDIGNAVQQIVKSVYWLCPAMHMICRMLDIEREIACDDFAVVPLEERVQYAKCLTHLAVDGFKRVRPLPAPCLFFSRKQLLVRVERLLEQGHNGATSIARLAAYGIGILAIAICAVARFQLPVFAAPPTVPTPPAASERAVVPRVPVSARVQTAPIAAPAHLAAIAARAARPHAPALAAATAIKASATAVSATAAATKAAAAALASMHPAVMVMAKHFAFTAKRLEALRVATMEGATAPRLMEIARPASAARLATSTTDLLDALSRAGYPTLPVDDLIRLKDVGVTGDLVDAAVAYSGSRPSADLLVRLASVGVDGDYLRSLPGLGISHMDLEAVVRMKSIGIDPAYVREMDAVLKTRPMIDDLVRLRSVGVDPEYVRGMNAASNSNESVEDLVQLRSLGVDPGYVHDVDAAMNTRLSLVDLMRLRSVGVDAGYIRSFQALGYNKLSAEDLVRLRSVGVDAEYVRMLRSKGIGGSAPLSIEELIRLRTAGV
- a CDS encoding 2-oxoacid:ferredoxin oxidoreductase subunit beta, giving the protein MATTLTAKDFATSTPSWWCPGCGDFGVIAALKQAAADMGLEPKNTAFISGIGCSGKISGYFHSYAFHGVHGRALPVATAVKLANKDLTVIAAGGDGDGYAIGAGHFMHAVRRNPDVTYIVMDNQTYGLTKGQSSPTSALGYVTGTSPAGNPDAPINGLAVALAAGGTFIARGFSSEPKAMTELIKAAIAHPGFAIVEIMSPCVTFNKVNTYKWFKENVYHVTDIPEYDPRDRAKAFDVLTQTGKIPLGIIYTEIRPTLEALTIKDAPAIAGLDIETADARYAGIQEAYR